Proteins from a single region of Rhodospirillales bacterium:
- a CDS encoding ABC transporter permease, which produces MEVLVAAVVVLDSTLRLATPLVLAALAGLFSERSGIIDIGLEGKMLGAAFAAGCVAAVTGSAWVGLTAAIATSVLLALLHGYACVTHRGNQVVSGLAINILVSGLTAFLAVAWFAQGGRTPQLPDSARFLSMEWPGAGVLEAVPIVGVVYGELLSGHNAIVYLTWLAVPVVALALYRTRFGLRLRAVGENPYAVDTAGVSVSGVRYRALVCAGVLCGLAGAYLALAQSAGFLRDITAGKGYIALAALIFGNWRPVPAVLACLLFGCLDAVSIRLQGASLPGLGEVPVHLVQALPYVLTVLLLAGFVGRGVPPKAIGIPYTREG; this is translated from the coding sequence ATGGAGGTCTTGGTGGCCGCGGTCGTGGTTCTCGATTCCACATTGCGTCTTGCCACGCCGCTCGTTCTCGCGGCACTGGCGGGCCTGTTCTCCGAACGCTCCGGGATCATCGACATCGGGCTCGAGGGCAAGATGCTCGGCGCGGCCTTCGCGGCAGGTTGCGTTGCGGCCGTCACGGGTTCGGCCTGGGTCGGGCTGACTGCAGCCATTGCAACGTCCGTACTGCTGGCGCTCCTGCACGGGTACGCCTGCGTCACGCACCGGGGGAACCAGGTGGTGTCCGGGCTCGCGATCAACATTCTGGTTTCCGGCCTGACTGCGTTCCTCGCGGTGGCCTGGTTCGCACAGGGCGGCCGCACGCCCCAGCTCCCCGATTCGGCGCGCTTCCTGTCCATGGAGTGGCCGGGGGCGGGCGTGCTCGAAGCGGTTCCGATCGTGGGCGTGGTGTATGGGGAACTCCTGAGCGGCCACAACGCGATCGTGTACCTGACCTGGCTGGCGGTTCCGGTGGTGGCACTGGCGCTCTATCGGACCCGGTTTGGCCTTCGTCTCCGGGCGGTTGGCGAAAACCCCTACGCGGTCGACACGGCAGGCGTGTCGGTTTCGGGGGTCCGCTATCGTGCGCTGGTCTGCGCGGGCGTGCTTTGCGGTCTGGCCGGCGCCTATCTCGCACTGGCGCAGAGCGCTGGGTTCCTTCGCGACATAACCGCGGGAAAGGGCTACATCGCCCTAGCTGCACTGATCTTCGGCAATTGGCGTCCCGTGCCGGCGGTGCTGGCCTGCTTGCTGTTCGGCTGCCTCGATGCTGTGTCCATCCGGTTGCAGGGCGCATCGCTGCCCGGTCTGGGCGAGGTGCCGGTTCATCTGGTGCAGGCGCTTCCCTACGTGCTGACCGTGCTGCTGCTGGCCGGGTTCGTGGGGCGCGGCGTGCCACCGAAAGCGATCGGCATCCCGTACACGAGAGAAGGGTAA